The following are from one region of the Corylus avellana chromosome ca1, CavTom2PMs-1.0 genome:
- the LOC132167004 gene encoding protein NRT1/ PTR FAMILY 5.4-like: protein MDSSVAPEMEMIGNPHTQTNNFSTHRRSSRGGWNAAIFIIFVEVAERFAFYGVSGNLISYLTKELHQPTVAAAKNVNTWVGVSTLFPLLGAFIADSYLGRFRTILISSLIFLLGTVLLTLSVSVFPPHWREALFFVALYILSVGEGGHMPCVQTFAADQFDEDSPEQRKEKSSFFNWWYVAIVIAATTATLLIIYLQDNIGWTVGFGVLAGVLGVALAIFLLGMKKYRKEGPPGSPFTTVAQVFVAAARKWRVNETRSGWDVYYGDQSSGSLPHGQPNARILGRTNQFRFLDKAMIIDNNNDASSKTRNPWRLCSLNQVEEVKLVLRLIPIWFSCLMFNVVQAQLHTYFIKQGSTMIRSIGPHFQLPSASLQALTGIVILITVPIYERIFVPIARKFTGHPSGITVLQRIGVGLFLSIINMVVAALVEAKRVSIAKENNLMDNPKAVVPMVIWWLLPQYIICGLSDAFTIVGLQELFYAQMPEAMRSIGAAAYLSALGVGSFLCNAIILIVQAISSRGGEKWLGDNLNRAHLDYFYWVLAGMSAFSLCVYVWNARHFVYKKIEGDKVSKGQVLQQGFNGYVDVEF from the exons ATGGATAGCTCTGTAGCACCAGAGATGGAGATGATTGGAAATCCTCATACACAGACAAACAACTTCTCCACACACCGAAGATCCTCCAGGGGTGGCTGGAATGCCGCCATTTTCATCATCT TTGTGGAGGTAGCAGAGAGATTTGCTTTCTACGGTGTCTCCGGTAACCTCATCTCGTACCTCACAAAAGAACTCCACCAGCCCACCGTCGCCGCCGCTAAGAATGTCAACACCTGGGTTGGCGTCTCAACACTCTTCCCCTTGCTCGGAGCCTTCATTGCCGATTCCTACTTGGGTCGCTTCAGGACCATCCTCATCTCCTCCCTCATCTTTCTCTTG GGAACAGTGCTATTGACCTTGTCGGTGTCGGTGTTTCCTCCGCATTGGCGGGAAGCATTGTTCTTTGTAGCTCTTTACATATTGTCTGTCGGAGAAGGTGGGCACATGCCATGCGTGCAAACCTTTGCGGCGGACCAATTCGACGAGGATTCGCCGGAGCAGAGAAAGGAGAAGAGCTCCTTTTTCAATTGGTGGTATGTGGCAATAGTGATCGCTGCAACTACTGCCACATTGCTCATAATCTATTTGCAG GATAACATTGGGTGGACAGTAGGGTTTGGAGTGTTGGCAGGGGTGTTGGGAGTTGCATTGGCAATATTTTTGCTGGGAATGAAGAAGTACCGAAAGGAGGGTCCCCCAGGGAGCCCATTCACAACGGTGGCGCAGGTGTTTGTTGCAGCAGCTCGGAAGTGGCGCGTGAATGAGACGCGCAGCGGTTGGGATGTATACTATGGAGATCAGAGCAGTGGGTCCCTGCCTCATGGTCAACCTAACGCTCGGATCTTGGGCCGGACTAATCAATTCAG GTTTTTGGACAAGGCAATGATCATAGACAACAACAATGATGCATCAAGCAAAACCAGAAATCCATGGAGGCTATGCTCACTAAATCAAGTAGAAGAAGTAAAGCTGGTCCTCCGCCTCATCCCCATATGGTTTAGCTGCTTAATGTTTAACGTCGTCCAAGCCCAACTCCACACCTACTTCATCAAGCAAGGAAGCACAATGATCCGGTCGATCGGACCCCACTTTCAGCTTCCTTCGGCATCGCTTCAAGCCCTCACTGGCATCGTAATCTTAATCACAGTCCCAATCTACGAGAGAATTTTCGTCCCGATTGCCAGAAAATTCACCGGACACCCATCAGGCATTACTGTGCTGCAAAGGATTGGAGTAGGCCTTTTTCTATCCATCATCAACATGGTTGTGGCAGCTCTGGTGGAAGCGAAAAGGGTTAGCATCGCCAAAGAGAATAATCTCATGGATAACCCAAAAGCAGTG gTACCGATGGTAATTTGGTGGTTGCTTCCACAATACATAATCTGCGGTTTGTCCGACGCATTCACGATTGTCGGACTACAAGAATTGTTCTATGCTCAAATGCCAGAGGCGATGAGGAGCATCGGAGCGGCGGCATACCTCAGTGCTCTTGGAGTCGGAAGCTTCCTTTGCAATGCTATTATATTGATTGTGCAGGCAATCAGCTCAAGGGGTGGTGAGAAATGGCTTGGGGACAATCTGAATCGTGCACACCTTGATTATTTCTACTGGGTGTTGGCAGGAATGAGTGCTTTTAGCTTGTGTGTCTATGTATGGAATGCTCGGCACTTTGTCTACAAGAAGATTGAAGGGGATAAAGTAAGCAAAGGGCAAGTACTGCAGCAGGGTTTCAATGGGTACGTGGATGTAGAATTTTGA